In a genomic window of Mycolicibacter heraklionensis:
- the trxA gene encoding thioredoxin, translated as MATQDLTAAKFEETIADNDIVLVDFWASWCGPCRSFAPTFAAVSEKHPDVVFAKVDTEAEQQLAAAAQIRSIPTLMAFKKGTLVFNQAGALPAAALENLVQQVKDLDVEAALAEQAAQGKPDQV; from the coding sequence ATGGCAACTCAAGACCTCACCGCAGCGAAATTCGAAGAAACCATCGCCGACAACGACATCGTGCTCGTCGACTTCTGGGCGTCCTGGTGCGGGCCGTGTCGGTCGTTCGCGCCGACGTTTGCGGCCGTCTCCGAGAAGCACCCCGACGTGGTGTTCGCCAAGGTCGACACCGAAGCCGAGCAACAGCTGGCCGCTGCCGCCCAGATCCGCTCCATCCCCACCCTGATGGCGTTCAAGAAGGGCACGCTGGTGTTCAACCAGGCCGGCGCACTGCCTGCCGCGGCGTTGGAGAACCTGGTCCAGCAGGTCAAGGATCTCGACGTCGAGGCCGCATTGGCCGAGCAGGCCGCGCAGGGCAAGCCCGACCAGGTCTGA
- the ripA gene encoding NlpC/P60 family peptidoglycan endopeptidase RipA gives MRRIRCGSDGSAFRLAARFARPATVSVLSAAMLLGTPGLATAQPAQDPDGIAALIADVADANQQLQNLGAQIAEEKEGVNKALVDLQTARDDAAAAQHEVDAGRQAIAEADAAIAAAQRRFNTFAASTYVNGPSDSYLTAANPTEMIATAAAGQTLALSSQQALDNLKRARIEQVNKESAARLAKQKADQAVADAQSSQDAAVAALTDTQRKFGEQQGEINRLAARRNEAQAKLAAARGHDQPQQGHPPAGAAGGDRWGNPAGPVAGPTAPAPAQWDGPWDPTLPMVPSADVPGDPIAVINQVLGISQTSAQVTANLGQKFLQSLGLAKPDDTGINNGKIPRVYGRQASEYVIRRGLSQRGVPYSWGGGTAAGPGRGIGSGAGTVGFDCSGLILYAFAGVGIKLPHYSGSQYKMGRQIPSALARRGDVIFYGPGGSQHVTLYLGNGLMLEAPDVGQTVKVSPVRKSGMTPYVVRYIEY, from the coding sequence ATGAGACGCATCCGTTGTGGCTCCGATGGCTCTGCTTTCCGGCTGGCGGCCCGGTTCGCCCGACCCGCGACGGTGTCGGTACTCAGCGCTGCGATGCTGCTGGGCACCCCGGGGCTGGCGACAGCCCAACCCGCGCAGGACCCCGACGGCATCGCCGCGCTGATCGCCGACGTCGCCGACGCCAACCAACAGTTGCAGAACCTGGGCGCGCAGATCGCCGAGGAGAAGGAAGGGGTCAACAAGGCCCTGGTGGATCTGCAGACCGCGCGCGACGACGCCGCCGCCGCCCAGCACGAGGTGGACGCCGGCCGGCAGGCGATCGCCGAGGCCGACGCCGCGATCGCCGCCGCGCAGCGACGGTTCAACACTTTCGCCGCGTCGACGTACGTCAACGGGCCCTCGGACAGCTACCTGACCGCGGCCAACCCGACGGAGATGATCGCTACGGCCGCGGCCGGCCAGACCCTGGCGCTCAGCTCGCAGCAGGCGCTGGACAACCTCAAGCGGGCCCGCATCGAGCAGGTGAACAAGGAATCGGCCGCTCGGCTGGCCAAGCAGAAGGCCGATCAGGCGGTCGCCGACGCGCAGTCCAGTCAGGATGCCGCGGTGGCCGCGCTCACCGACACCCAGCGCAAGTTCGGCGAACAGCAGGGCGAGATCAACCGGCTGGCCGCACGACGTAACGAGGCGCAGGCCAAACTGGCCGCCGCCCGCGGCCACGATCAGCCTCAGCAGGGGCATCCGCCGGCCGGCGCCGCAGGCGGTGATCGGTGGGGAAACCCCGCCGGTCCGGTCGCCGGCCCCACGGCCCCCGCGCCCGCGCAGTGGGATGGTCCCTGGGACCCGACCCTGCCGATGGTGCCCAGTGCCGACGTTCCCGGCGACCCGATCGCCGTCATCAACCAGGTGCTCGGGATCTCCCAGACCTCGGCGCAGGTGACGGCGAACCTGGGCCAGAAATTCCTGCAGTCCCTCGGGCTGGCCAAGCCCGACGACACCGGGATCAACAACGGCAAAATCCCGCGGGTTTACGGCCGGCAGGCCTCCGAATACGTGATCCGCCGTGGCCTTTCGCAGCGCGGCGTGCCCTATTCCTGGGGCGGCGGCACCGCCGCGGGGCCAGGACGCGGTATCGGCTCCGGTGCGGGCACCGTCGGATTCGACTGTTCCGGGCTGATCCTCTACGCCTTTGCCGGGGTGGGCATCAAGCTGCCGCACTACTCGGGTTCGCAGTACAAGATGGGCCGCCAGATCCCGTCGGCGCTGGCGCGTCGTGGCGACGTCATCTTCTACGGACCCGGTGGCAGCCAGCACGTGACGCTCTACCTCGGCAACGGCCTGATGCTGGAGGCCCCCGACGTGGGGCAGACGGTGAAGGTGTCGCCGGTCCGCAAGAGCGGCATGACGCCCTACGTAGTCCGATACATCGAGTACTGA
- the acnA gene encoding aconitate hydratase AcnA encodes MTSKDSVNSFGARDTLSVGDKDYEIYRLDAVPGTEKLPYSLKVLAENLLRTEDGANITKEHINAIANWDPAAEPSIEIQFTPARVIMQDFTGVPCVVDLATMREAVTALGGDPNKVNPLSPAEMVIDHSVILDVFGTADAFERNVELEYQRNAERYQFLRWGQGAFDDFKVVPPGTGIVHQVNIEYLARTVMVRNGQAYPDTCVGTDSHTTMQNGLGVLGWGVGGIEAEAAMLGQPVSMLIPRVVGFKLTGEIQPGVTATDVVLTVTDMLRKHGVVGKFVEFYGKGVAEVPLANRATLGNMSPEFGSTCAIFPIDEETINYLRLTGRTDEQLALVEAYAKTQGMWHNPDHEPAFSEYLELDLSTVVPSIAGPKRPQDRILLSESKIAFRKDIHNYVEEQHPAPETKLDEAIEESFPASDPVSLSFADDGAVNVQSAANGADGRPSKPIRVKGERGEFILDHGAVAVAGITSCTNTSNPSVMIGAALLARNAVEKGLSSKPWVKTNMAPGSQVVTDYYEKAGLWPYLEKLGFYLGGYGCTTCIGNTGPLPEEISKAVNEEDLTVTAVLSGNRNFEGRISPDVKMNYLASPPLVIAYALAGTMDFDFETDSLGKDAQGNDVYLRDIWPSAQEIDDTIKSAINQDMFRKSYADVFKGDDNWRNLPTPDGDTFAWDEASTYVRKAPYFDGMALEPDPVSDIKGARVMALLGDSVTTDHISPAGPIKPGTPAADYLDAHGVARKDYNSLGSRRGNHEVMVRGTFANIRLQNRLLDTIGLEGTQGGYTRDFTQEGGPKEFIYNACMNYQKAGIPLVVLGGKEYGSGSSRDWAAKGTTLLGVKAVITESFERIHRSNLIGMGVIPLQFPAGETAKTLGLDGTETFDIVGIEELNTGKTPKTVKVTATKENGDKVEFDAVVRIDTPGEADYYRNGGILQYVLRNMLGAPPARGGKSSTTA; translated from the coding sequence GTGACCAGCAAAGATTCGGTGAATTCGTTCGGAGCCCGCGACACCCTGAGCGTGGGTGACAAGGACTATGAGATCTACCGCCTCGATGCCGTCCCGGGCACCGAGAAGCTCCCCTACAGCCTCAAGGTGCTGGCCGAGAACCTGCTGCGCACCGAGGACGGCGCCAACATCACCAAAGAGCACATCAACGCGATCGCCAACTGGGACCCGGCCGCCGAGCCGAGCATCGAGATCCAGTTCACCCCGGCCCGGGTGATCATGCAGGACTTCACCGGTGTGCCGTGCGTCGTCGACCTGGCCACCATGCGTGAGGCCGTCACCGCGCTGGGCGGCGACCCGAACAAGGTCAACCCGCTCTCACCCGCCGAGATGGTCATCGACCACTCCGTCATCCTCGACGTCTTCGGAACCGCCGACGCCTTCGAGCGCAACGTCGAGCTGGAGTACCAGCGCAACGCCGAGCGCTACCAGTTCCTGCGTTGGGGCCAAGGCGCTTTCGACGACTTCAAGGTCGTCCCGCCGGGCACCGGCATCGTGCACCAGGTCAACATCGAATACCTGGCCCGCACCGTGATGGTGCGAAACGGTCAGGCCTACCCCGACACCTGCGTGGGCACCGACAGCCACACCACCATGCAGAACGGCCTGGGCGTGCTGGGCTGGGGCGTCGGCGGTATCGAAGCCGAGGCCGCCATGCTGGGCCAGCCGGTGTCGATGCTGATCCCCCGCGTCGTCGGCTTCAAGCTGACCGGCGAGATCCAGCCGGGCGTCACCGCCACCGACGTGGTGCTCACCGTCACCGACATGCTGCGCAAGCACGGCGTGGTGGGCAAGTTCGTCGAGTTCTACGGCAAGGGCGTCGCCGAGGTGCCGCTGGCCAACCGCGCCACCCTGGGCAACATGAGCCCCGAGTTCGGCTCCACCTGCGCGATCTTCCCGATCGACGAAGAGACCATCAACTACCTGCGTCTGACCGGCCGCACCGACGAGCAGCTCGCGTTGGTCGAGGCCTATGCCAAGACCCAGGGGATGTGGCACAACCCGGACCACGAGCCGGCCTTCTCCGAATACCTGGAGCTGGACCTGTCCACCGTGGTCCCGTCGATCGCCGGCCCGAAGCGTCCGCAGGACCGGATCCTGTTGTCGGAGAGCAAGATCGCCTTCCGCAAAGACATCCACAACTACGTCGAAGAGCAGCACCCGGCGCCGGAGACCAAGCTCGACGAGGCCATCGAGGAGTCCTTCCCGGCCTCCGACCCGGTCTCGCTGTCCTTCGCCGACGACGGTGCTGTGAACGTGCAGTCCGCCGCCAACGGCGCCGACGGCCGGCCGAGCAAGCCGATCCGGGTCAAGGGCGAGCGCGGTGAGTTCATCCTCGACCACGGCGCCGTCGCCGTCGCGGGTATCACCTCCTGCACCAACACCTCCAACCCGTCGGTGATGATCGGCGCGGCCCTGCTGGCCCGCAACGCCGTCGAGAAGGGCCTGTCGTCCAAGCCGTGGGTGAAGACCAACATGGCACCGGGCTCCCAGGTGGTCACCGACTACTACGAGAAGGCCGGCCTCTGGCCCTACCTGGAGAAGCTCGGCTTCTATCTGGGCGGTTACGGCTGCACCACCTGTATCGGTAACACCGGCCCGCTGCCCGAGGAGATCTCCAAGGCGGTCAACGAGGAAGACCTGACCGTCACCGCCGTGCTGTCGGGTAACCGCAACTTCGAGGGTCGCATCTCCCCCGACGTGAAGATGAACTACCTGGCCTCCCCGCCGCTGGTCATCGCCTACGCCCTGGCCGGCACCATGGACTTCGACTTCGAGACCGACTCGCTGGGCAAGGACGCGCAAGGCAACGACGTGTACCTGCGCGACATCTGGCCGTCGGCCCAGGAGATCGACGACACCATCAAGTCCGCGATCAACCAGGACATGTTCCGCAAGTCCTACGCCGACGTGTTCAAGGGCGACGACAACTGGCGCAACCTGCCGACCCCGGACGGTGACACGTTCGCCTGGGACGAGGCGTCGACCTACGTGCGCAAGGCCCCGTACTTCGACGGCATGGCGCTGGAGCCCGACCCGGTCTCCGACATCAAGGGCGCCCGGGTGATGGCGCTGCTGGGCGACTCGGTCACCACCGACCACATCAGCCCGGCCGGCCCGATCAAGCCCGGCACCCCCGCAGCGGACTACCTGGACGCCCACGGTGTGGCGCGCAAGGACTACAACTCGCTGGGCAGCCGTCGCGGCAACCACGAGGTCATGGTCCGCGGCACCTTCGCCAACATCCGCCTGCAGAACCGACTGCTGGACACCATCGGCCTGGAGGGCACCCAAGGTGGCTACACCCGGGACTTCACCCAGGAGGGCGGCCCGAAGGAGTTCATCTACAACGCCTGCATGAACTACCAGAAGGCCGGCATCCCGCTGGTCGTGCTGGGCGGCAAGGAATACGGCTCCGGCTCGTCGCGTGACTGGGCGGCCAAGGGCACCACGCTGCTGGGCGTCAAGGCCGTCATCACCGAGTCCTTCGAGCGCATCCACCGCTCGAACCTGATCGGTATGGGCGTGATCCCGCTGCAGTTCCCGGCCGGCGAGACCGCCAAGACACTGGGCCTGGACGGCACCGAGACCTTCGACATCGTCGGTATCGAAGAGCTCAACACCGGCAAGACGCCCAAGACGGTGAAGGTCACCGCCACCAAGGAAAATGGTGACAAGGTCGAATTCGACGCGGTGGTGCGCATCGACACCCCCGGTGAGGCCGACTACTACCGCAACGGCGGCATCCTGCAGTACGTGCTGCGCAACATGTTGGGGGCACCTCCCGCTCGCGGGGGAAAATCGAGTACGACCGCGTAG
- a CDS encoding ABC-F family ATP-binding cassette domain-containing protein, producing MITATGLEVRAGARTLLDSVDSVLRVQPGDRIGLVGRNGAGKTTTLRILAGEGEPYAGTITRTGEVGYLPQDPREGNLDVLARDRVLSARGLDTILADLEKQQVLMAEVVDDAERDRAIRRYGQLEERFAALGGYAAESEAGRICTSLGLPDRVLTQPLRTLSGGQRRRVELARILFAAGEGGAGGAGSGTTLLLDEPTNHLDADSIGWLRDFLKNHSGGLVLISHDVDLLADVVNRVWFLDAVRGEADVYNMGWQKYLDARATDEQRRRRERANAERKVAALRNQAAKLGAKATKAVAAQNMLRRADRMLAALDEERVADKVARIKFPTPSACGKTPLMASGLTKVYGSLEIFTGVDLAIDRGSRVVVLGLNGAGKTTLLRLLAGVETPDAGQLEPGYGCKIGYFAQEHDTIDNAATVWENAVHAAHASAHFSEQDLRGLLGAFMFTGPQLEQPAGTLSGGEKTRLALAGLVASTANVLLLDEPTNNLDPASREQVLDALRSYAGAVVLVTHDPGAAEALDPQRVVLLPDGTEDHWSADYRDLIELA from the coding sequence GTGATTACCGCAACGGGCCTGGAGGTCCGCGCCGGAGCGCGCACCCTGCTCGACTCGGTGGACTCGGTGCTGCGGGTTCAGCCCGGCGACCGGATCGGTCTGGTCGGCCGCAACGGCGCCGGCAAGACCACCACGTTGCGCATCCTGGCCGGTGAAGGTGAGCCGTATGCGGGCACCATCACCCGCACCGGTGAGGTCGGCTACCTGCCGCAGGACCCCCGGGAAGGCAACCTCGACGTCCTGGCCCGCGACCGGGTGCTCTCGGCACGCGGCCTGGACACCATCCTGGCCGACCTGGAGAAGCAGCAGGTGCTGATGGCCGAGGTCGTCGACGACGCGGAGCGGGACCGAGCCATTCGTCGCTACGGGCAACTCGAAGAGCGCTTTGCCGCACTGGGCGGCTACGCCGCTGAGAGCGAGGCGGGCCGGATCTGCACCAGCCTGGGCCTGCCCGACCGGGTGCTGACGCAGCCGCTGCGGACCCTGTCCGGTGGCCAGCGCCGCCGCGTGGAGCTGGCCCGGATTCTGTTCGCGGCCGGCGAGGGAGGCGCCGGAGGCGCCGGTTCGGGAACCACCTTGCTGCTCGACGAACCGACCAACCACCTCGACGCGGATTCGATCGGCTGGCTGCGTGACTTCCTGAAGAACCACAGCGGGGGACTGGTGCTGATCAGCCACGATGTGGACCTGTTGGCCGACGTGGTCAACCGGGTGTGGTTCCTCGACGCGGTGCGCGGTGAGGCCGACGTCTACAACATGGGCTGGCAGAAGTACCTCGACGCCCGTGCGACCGATGAGCAGCGTCGCCGCCGGGAGCGCGCCAATGCCGAACGCAAGGTCGCCGCGCTGCGCAACCAGGCCGCCAAACTGGGCGCCAAGGCAACGAAAGCCGTTGCGGCGCAGAATATGCTGCGTCGTGCCGACCGGATGCTGGCGGCGCTGGATGAGGAACGGGTCGCCGACAAGGTCGCCAGGATCAAGTTCCCGACCCCGTCGGCTTGCGGGAAAACCCCGCTGATGGCGTCCGGGCTGACCAAGGTGTACGGCTCGCTGGAGATCTTCACCGGTGTCGACCTGGCCATCGACCGGGGCTCACGGGTCGTGGTGCTGGGTCTCAATGGGGCCGGTAAGACCACCCTGCTGCGACTGCTCGCCGGCGTCGAAACCCCCGACGCCGGCCAGCTCGAGCCCGGATACGGTTGCAAGATCGGCTATTTCGCCCAGGAACATGACACCATCGACAACGCGGCGACGGTGTGGGAGAACGCAGTACATGCAGCTCACGCGTCCGCGCATTTTTCCGAGCAGGATCTGCGGGGACTGCTGGGCGCGTTCATGTTCACCGGGCCGCAGCTGGAACAACCGGCCGGCACGCTGTCCGGCGGTGAGAAGACCCGACTGGCGCTGGCCGGGCTGGTGGCATCCACCGCGAACGTGCTGCTGCTCGACGAGCCGACCAACAACCTCGACCCGGCGTCGCGCGAGCAGGTACTCGACGCGCTGCGCAGTTACGCCGGCGCGGTGGTGCTGGTCACCCACGACCCGGGCGCAGCCGAGGCGCTGGACCCACAGCGCGTGGTGTTGTTGCCCGACGGCACCGAAGACCACTGGTCTGCGGACTACCGCGACCTGATCGAGCTCGCCTGA
- a CDS encoding enoyl-CoA hydratase, whose protein sequence is MSSESEFVLVERPRPHVALITLNRPERMNSMAFDVMVPLRDVLAEVSYDNSVRVVVLTGAGRGFSSGADHKSAGSVPHVAGLTRPTFGLRSMELLDDIILGLRRLHQPVIAAVNGAAIGGGLCLALAADIRVAASGAYFRAAGINNGLTASELGLSYLLPRAIGASRAFEIMLTGRDVDAAEAERIGLVSRVVETADLLDTCYDMAERIAGFSRPGAELTKRTLWSGLDAGSLEGHMQAEGLGQLYVRLLTSNFEEAVAARAEKRPPAFTDDK, encoded by the coding sequence GTGTCTTCCGAATCCGAGTTCGTCCTCGTTGAACGTCCCCGTCCGCACGTCGCGCTGATCACGCTGAACCGCCCGGAGCGGATGAACTCCATGGCGTTCGACGTGATGGTTCCGCTGCGTGACGTGCTGGCGGAAGTCAGCTACGACAACTCGGTGCGGGTGGTGGTGCTGACCGGGGCGGGCCGGGGGTTCTCCTCCGGCGCCGACCATAAGTCCGCGGGTTCGGTGCCGCACGTGGCCGGACTGACCCGGCCCACGTTCGGATTGCGGTCGATGGAGCTGCTCGACGACATCATCCTGGGGCTGCGGCGCCTGCACCAGCCGGTGATTGCCGCCGTCAACGGGGCGGCCATCGGTGGCGGTCTGTGCCTGGCGCTGGCGGCCGACATTCGGGTCGCCGCGTCGGGTGCCTACTTTCGGGCGGCCGGCATCAACAACGGGCTGACCGCCAGTGAGCTGGGCCTGAGCTACCTGCTGCCCCGGGCGATCGGTGCGTCGCGGGCCTTCGAGATCATGCTCACCGGCCGCGACGTCGACGCCGCCGAGGCGGAGCGAATCGGCTTGGTCTCGCGGGTGGTGGAGACGGCGGACCTGCTGGACACCTGCTACGACATGGCCGAGCGGATCGCCGGTTTCTCCCGCCCGGGGGCCGAATTGACCAAGCGGACGCTCTGGAGCGGACTCGACGCCGGTAGTCTGGAGGGGCACATGCAGGCCGAGGGGCTCGGACAGCTCTACGTGCGCCTGCTGACCAGCAACTTCGAGGAAGCCGTCGCTGCGCGCGCCGAGAAGCGCCCACCGGCCTTCACTGACGATAAGTAG
- a CDS encoding Rv1476 family membrane protein has product MTIQHPPAYIPGELCITVGLDPAAPPDDCMALVKVAVAADGVSAPAADVPALREVVAQAGRDGIDLKIVEVARNPGMDTALRDVATVVGYDYPDSTVLVVSTNYVGSYSGQFHRSKLEAAEDHAKTGDPVVSAQNFVHELATPDLPWTGLTVVLLVGVAAAAVGTRFLQRRSKQAAERSDVAN; this is encoded by the coding sequence GTGACGATCCAGCACCCGCCGGCCTATATCCCCGGCGAGCTCTGCATCACTGTCGGCCTCGACCCGGCCGCCCCGCCCGACGACTGCATGGCACTGGTCAAGGTTGCTGTCGCCGCCGACGGGGTGAGCGCACCGGCGGCCGACGTGCCGGCGCTCCGCGAGGTGGTGGCGCAGGCCGGCCGCGACGGTATCGACCTCAAGATCGTCGAGGTGGCCCGAAATCCCGGCATGGACACCGCGCTGCGCGACGTCGCCACCGTGGTCGGCTACGACTATCCGGATTCCACTGTTCTGGTCGTTAGTACCAACTATGTCGGCAGCTACAGCGGCCAGTTTCATCGGTCCAAGCTGGAGGCCGCCGAGGATCACGCCAAGACCGGCGACCCGGTGGTCTCCGCGCAGAATTTCGTGCATGAATTAGCCACCCCGGATCTGCCCTGGACGGGCCTCACGGTGGTGCTGCTGGTGGGGGTGGCGGCGGCGGCTGTCGGGACCCGCTTCCTGCAACGACGCAGCAAACAGGCTGCCGAACGCTCCGACGTCGCCAACTAG
- a CDS encoding TetR/AcrR family transcriptional regulator: MPRVSEDHLAARRRQILDGARRCFAAYGYDGATVRRLEQMIGLSRGAIFHHFRDKDTLFFELAREDAERMADVASREGLIGVMRDMLAAPEQFDWLATRLEIARKLRHDPEFSRGWAERSAELAAATTDRLNRQKQAGRLRDDVPADVLHCYLDLVLDGLVARLASGEDPQRLSAVLDLVEDSVRQS; encoded by the coding sequence ATGCCCAGGGTCAGCGAGGATCACCTGGCGGCCCGGCGCCGCCAGATCCTCGATGGCGCACGCAGGTGCTTCGCCGCCTACGGATACGACGGGGCCACGGTGCGGCGACTGGAGCAGATGATCGGGCTGTCGCGGGGGGCGATATTTCATCACTTCCGCGACAAGGACACCCTGTTCTTCGAGTTGGCGCGCGAAGATGCGGAGCGGATGGCTGATGTCGCCTCGCGCGAGGGCCTGATCGGCGTGATGCGGGACATGCTGGCGGCGCCGGAGCAGTTCGACTGGCTGGCCACCCGGCTGGAGATCGCCCGCAAGCTGCGCCACGACCCGGAATTCAGCCGCGGCTGGGCGGAGCGGTCAGCCGAATTGGCTGCTGCGACAACGGATCGGCTTAATCGCCAGAAGCAGGCCGGTAGGCTGCGCGACGACGTCCCCGCAGACGTATTGCACTGCTATCTGGATCTGGTGCTCGACGGCCTCGTCGCGCGGCTGGCGTCTGGCGAAGATCCGCAGCGGCTTTCGGCGGTCCTCGACCTGGTCGAGGATTCGGTGCGGCAGAGCTGA
- a CDS encoding DUF5666 domain-containing protein — translation MSPRPSTPTQTVRALTGATALFAAGLFVPALAHAQGDHVMGSVSSVSGNTFEVTRSSGTTTVSLTDGTRIFESVPAQRGEITAGTCIKAGGAQDGAASDGGAITAKFVAISTTVDGQCPQRPAAAADAPAPPKPHRGVRGVVESVAGDTLTVSGPSGPTTVTLNDSTHFRRMITVSAPSISAGKCVAAGGTKDGDGVLQAARVTVWAGDGNCPEPPA, via the coding sequence ATGTCCCCCCGCCCGAGCACACCCACCCAAACGGTTCGCGCACTGACCGGAGCGACGGCGCTGTTCGCGGCCGGACTGTTCGTCCCGGCATTGGCTCACGCCCAGGGCGACCACGTGATGGGTTCGGTCTCCTCGGTATCCGGCAACACCTTCGAAGTGACCCGGTCGTCCGGCACCACCACCGTTTCGTTGACCGACGGCACCCGGATTTTCGAGTCGGTGCCCGCGCAGCGCGGCGAGATCACCGCCGGCACCTGCATCAAGGCCGGAGGCGCCCAAGACGGCGCCGCCTCCGACGGTGGGGCCATCACCGCGAAGTTCGTGGCGATCAGCACCACGGTCGACGGCCAGTGCCCGCAGCGGCCCGCCGCGGCGGCCGACGCCCCGGCGCCCCCGAAGCCGCACCGTGGCGTCCGCGGTGTGGTCGAGTCCGTTGCCGGCGACACACTCACCGTCAGCGGCCCGTCCGGGCCGACCACGGTCACACTCAACGACAGCACCCACTTCCGCCGGATGATCACCGTCAGCGCACCGTCGATCAGCGCTGGAAAGTGTGTCGCCGCCGGCGGGACCAAGGACGGCGACGGCGTGCTGCAGGCCGCCCGGGTCACCGTGTGGGCCGGCGACGGCAACTGCCCCGAGCCGCCCGCCTAG
- a CDS encoding helix-turn-helix domain-containing protein: MATTTKPNKQRDRQLVELRNAYEGGASIRTLAASTGRSYGSVHSMLRESGAAMRSRGGPNHRTRSR, translated from the coding sequence GTGGCGACGACGACGAAACCGAACAAGCAGCGCGATCGTCAGCTGGTCGAGTTGCGCAACGCCTATGAGGGCGGGGCGAGTATCCGGACCTTGGCGGCGTCGACCGGCCGATCGTACGGCTCCGTGCACAGCATGCTGCGGGAGTCGGGCGCGGCGATGCGCAGCCGCGGCGGGCCCAACCACCGCACCCGGTCCCGCTAG